A single genomic interval of Odontesthes bonariensis isolate fOdoBon6 chromosome 3, fOdoBon6.hap1, whole genome shotgun sequence harbors:
- the mlnl gene encoding motilin-like isoform X2 — MSMRRAVAGCTVLVCLVALLVDRTEGHLTFFSPSEMLLMKEQDGKVTTQQLPQVQHDGTPDKTMEIAVRLSPKQLEHVAPVLEEIIHEIVEKREKAK; from the exons ATGAGCATGCGCAGAGCAGTGGCCGGTTGCACGGTGCTGGTGTGCCTGGTGGCGCTTCTGGTCGATAGGACAGAGGGACACCTCACGTTCTTCAGCCCAAGTGAGATGTTGCTGATGAAG GAGCAAGACGGTAAAGTCACCACCCAACAGCTTCCTCAAGTGCAACATGATGGAACTCCT GATAAAACGATGGAGATAGCTGTCCGTCTTTCACCCAAACAACTGGAACACGTGGCGCCGGTGCTCGAGGAGATCATCCATGAAATAGTGGAGAAGCGTGAGAAAG CCAAGTAA
- the mlnl gene encoding motilin-like isoform X1, protein MSMRRAVAGCTVLVCLVALLVDRTEGHLTFFSPSEMLLMKEQDGKVTTQQLPQVQHDGTPVSTHMHHLYSLCQPNVHLKNICHSCFCFVQDKTMEIAVRLSPKQLEHVAPVLEEIIHEIVEKREKAK, encoded by the exons ATGAGCATGCGCAGAGCAGTGGCCGGTTGCACGGTGCTGGTGTGCCTGGTGGCGCTTCTGGTCGATAGGACAGAGGGACACCTCACGTTCTTCAGCCCAAGTGAGATGTTGCTGATGAAG GAGCAAGACGGTAAAGTCACCACCCAACAGCTTCCTCAAGTGCAACATGATGGAACTCCTGTGAGTACACACATGCACCACCTTTACTCCCTGTGCCAACCAAATGTTCACCTGAAAAATATTTGTCAttcatgcttttgttttgtccaGGATAAAACGATGGAGATAGCTGTCCGTCTTTCACCCAAACAACTGGAACACGTGGCGCCGGTGCTCGAGGAGATCATCCATGAAATAGTGGAGAAGCGTGAGAAAG CCAAGTAA